One segment of Desulfonatronum thiosulfatophilum DNA contains the following:
- a CDS encoding ORF6N domain-containing protein, giving the protein MDMVKFEHVESKVQEIRGVSVILDSDLAELYGVETRDINKAVKNNPDKFPSGYLMELTNLELDDLRGKFSTAKFVKTRVLPKAFTEKGLYMLATILKSPQAVQTTFAIIETFAKIRELSRNIKTLSGVQDKAEQQTLMRKSGEIIAEILDDELQTTDTETVVELNFAVLKFKHTIKKKGK; this is encoded by the coding sequence ATGGATATGGTAAAATTTGAGCACGTTGAATCGAAAGTTCAAGAAATCCGTGGTGTATCGGTCATTCTGGACAGTGATCTGGCGGAACTCTACGGCGTGGAAACCAGGGATATCAACAAAGCCGTCAAGAACAATCCTGATAAATTTCCGTCTGGATACCTGATGGAGCTAACGAATCTTGAGCTTGATGATTTGCGGGGGAAATTTTCCACCGCAAAGTTTGTAAAAACCAGGGTTCTTCCCAAGGCGTTCACCGAGAAAGGCCTGTACATGTTGGCAACGATACTCAAAAGCCCCCAGGCCGTGCAGACAACATTCGCCATCATCGAAACCTTCGCCAAGATCAGGGAACTCTCCCGGAACATCAAAACCCTTTCCGGTGTTCAGGACAAGGCCGAACAACAAACCCTGATGCGCAAAAGCGGAGAAATCATTGCCGAGATTCTTGACGATGAACTCCAGACAACGGATACGGAAACAGTCGTGGAGCTGAACTTCGCGGTGCTCAAGTTCAAGCATACGATCAAGAAGAAAGGCAAATGA
- a CDS encoding MarR family EPS-associated transcriptional regulator encodes MNEAIHYHILKTINDNPEVSQRELARKAGISLGKVNYCLRALVDKGCIKVMNFKNAENKVNYLYKLTPSGLEEKARVTVQFLRRKVEEYDRLPLEIAELKAEVRKIGGIEGFKD; translated from the coding sequence ATGAACGAAGCCATCCATTACCATATCCTCAAAACAATAAACGACAATCCCGAGGTCAGCCAGCGCGAACTGGCGCGAAAGGCCGGGATATCACTGGGTAAGGTCAACTACTGCCTGAGAGCCTTGGTGGACAAAGGTTGCATCAAGGTAATGAATTTCAAGAATGCCGAGAATAAGGTCAACTATCTCTATAAGCTGACGCCGAGCGGGCTGGAGGAAAAGGCCCGGGTTACGGTGCAGTTCTTGCGGCGCAAGGTGGAGGAGTACGACCGACTGCCGCTGGAGATTGCGGAGTTGAAGGCAGAGGTGCGGAAGATAGGGGGAATTGAGGGATTTAAGGATTGA
- a CDS encoding lipopolysaccharide biosynthesis protein, translating into MKNINKYLRLSRKNLFDSDQLSHDLSRRSIRGGVTTVTSRCVMVVMNILRTVVLARLLTPQDFGIVSMVSVIVGFAALFKDAGLSLATVQKETISPGEISTLFWLNIAISIFVGLSIVALAPFISLFYNKPELTYVTIALSLSVVIQGFGIQHAALLRRHMYFLTLGFIEIFSSIVGLSIAIFFALQGFNYWALVLSTISISIASVSLTYIFCPWIPNLPKRRTGARKMLRFGMHVSGYNILTYITQHVDQILIGKFIGPYGLGIYNRAHSVVQMPIFAIRKPIANVSVSAFSRIQNEPDKIKKYADKYVLIISFFSMPVMAFCFVYSESLILLLLGKNWDEVVPLFRILSLAGFIQLPLTITSLLLVTCGKSQEYLRIGILTSTFFLFFISLGIMWGTTGVAFAYVASTYILSLPMLFYMSKHVPYTTKDFFTSIARPVFASVLSGLIFFHLPAPCFELLFLNVLCSGLFFLFVFVLIFTSTPNGFSILKNDIFSIVRHFK; encoded by the coding sequence TTGAAAAACATTAATAAATACCTACGCCTTTCCCGAAAAAATCTTTTTGATTCTGATCAACTATCTCATGATTTGTCACGCAGATCAATTCGCGGTGGCGTAACTACTGTTACCTCTCGGTGTGTAATGGTAGTTATGAATATATTGAGGACAGTTGTCTTAGCCAGGTTACTCACACCACAAGATTTTGGTATAGTATCTATGGTTTCTGTGATTGTTGGGTTTGCAGCTTTGTTTAAAGATGCTGGCCTTTCCCTTGCTACTGTTCAAAAAGAAACCATTTCTCCAGGTGAGATAAGCACGCTTTTTTGGCTAAACATAGCAATAAGCATTTTTGTGGGCTTATCTATTGTTGCTTTGGCACCATTTATTTCTTTGTTTTACAACAAGCCAGAGCTTACATATGTTACTATAGCCTTATCATTGTCCGTAGTTATTCAAGGGTTTGGTATTCAGCACGCAGCTTTACTTCGGAGACATATGTATTTTTTGACTCTTGGATTTATTGAAATATTTTCTTCTATTGTAGGGTTGTCAATAGCTATTTTTTTTGCTTTGCAAGGCTTTAATTACTGGGCACTTGTTTTAAGTACTATAAGTATATCAATTGCTTCAGTATCATTGACTTATATATTTTGCCCCTGGATTCCCAACTTGCCTAAAAGAAGAACAGGCGCTAGAAAAATGCTTAGATTTGGCATGCATGTCTCTGGATATAACATACTAACTTACATTACACAGCATGTAGATCAAATACTAATTGGCAAGTTCATAGGCCCATATGGTTTGGGTATATATAATAGGGCACACAGCGTTGTACAGATGCCTATCTTTGCCATAAGAAAACCTATAGCGAATGTGTCTGTAAGTGCTTTTTCAAGAATACAAAATGAGCCAGACAAAATTAAAAAATATGCCGATAAGTATGTTTTAATAATTTCTTTTTTTTCGATGCCTGTAATGGCATTTTGTTTTGTTTACTCAGAAAGCCTCATTTTGCTTTTGCTTGGAAAGAATTGGGATGAAGTCGTTCCTTTGTTTAGAATTTTGTCTTTAGCTGGTTTCATTCAGTTACCATTGACAATAACTTCACTTTTGTTAGTCACCTGTGGCAAGTCACAAGAATATTTAAGAATAGGCATATTGACCTCGACATTTTTTCTTTTTTTCATTTCTTTAGGGATTATGTGGGGAACAACCGGTGTGGCCTTTGCTTATGTGGCTAGTACATATATTTTGTCTTTGCCAATGCTGTTTTATATGTCTAAGCACGTTCCTTACACTACTAAAGATTTTTTTACATCAATTGCAAGGCCTGTTTTTGCTAGTGTTTTGTCAGGGTTGATTTTTTTTCATTTGCCTGCTCCCTGCTTCGAATTGCTATTTTTAAATGTTTTGTGTAGTGGATTATTTTTTTTGTTCGTATTTGTATTAATTTTTACATCAACTCCAAATGGATTTAGCATTTTAAAAAATGATATTTTTTCTATAGTCAGACATTTTAAATAG
- a CDS encoding transposase → MGYPLRYFVPGHVWHITHRCHNRDFLLEYAWYRDLWVKWLQEGRDRYNVSILNFTVTSNHIHLLVLGQEDRDAIPRMMQLVASRVGATFNKRRGRKGAFWEKRYHATAIETDEYLARCSLYVDLNMNRAGAVDHPKDWKHSGYHEITQPKQRYRLIAVKELARLMGMPDGFDFREHYSGWIDNAIRKGNLSRNEIWSVELAVGSQSFVDMLRLKMGAMPRNKKSTATVHEGFHDYGMIDGENMLEWEIYNPSDF, encoded by the coding sequence ATGGGCTACCCTCTACGATATTTTGTCCCTGGCCATGTATGGCATATTACCCATCGCTGCCATAACCGGGATTTTCTTCTGGAGTACGCATGGTATCGTGATTTATGGGTAAAATGGCTCCAGGAAGGCCGTGATCGGTACAATGTGTCGATTCTCAATTTTACGGTCACGTCGAACCATATTCATCTGTTGGTGCTGGGACAGGAAGACAGAGATGCGATACCGAGAATGATGCAGCTTGTAGCATCAAGGGTTGGAGCGACGTTCAACAAGCGTCGAGGACGCAAGGGAGCTTTCTGGGAAAAACGGTATCACGCCACGGCAATTGAGACGGACGAGTATCTGGCACGCTGTTCACTGTATGTTGATTTGAATATGAACCGCGCCGGAGCCGTGGATCATCCCAAAGATTGGAAACATAGTGGTTATCATGAAATTACCCAACCCAAGCAAAGATATCGTCTCATAGCCGTCAAGGAGCTTGCGCGTCTCATGGGGATGCCCGATGGTTTTGATTTCCGAGAGCATTATTCCGGCTGGATTGACAACGCGATTAGAAAAGGGAACTTGTCTCGGAACGAAATCTGGTCTGTGGAGTTGGCGGTCGGGAGCCAGAGCTTTGTTGACATGCTCCGATTGAAGATGGGCGCGATGCCGCGCAACAAAAAAAGTACCGCAACAGTGCATGAAGGATTTCACGACTACGGGATGATAGATGGCGAGAATATGCTGGAGTGGGAAATTTACAATCCAAGCGATTTTTGA
- a CDS encoding class I SAM-dependent methyltransferase — protein sequence MSKYFIKDGYTEYKTDRNLTFDTNRKESYWDANRELSSKYYQWGVYQYIAGDIKKNDVVVDIGCGCGYKLHHIIGSKSKNIIGLDQPAPIQYCQNKYMFGKWIDVDFESPNFVKVSDKVDYLICSDVIEHLINPEKLISFIHSIISYDTKIIFSTPDRDRLRGYSCMSSEKPEHVREWNFSEFKKYIENNNFKILSHFHQTPLRFTFWNYKVFFTILLRQLFANDGRKFKYNQVVVCRKNL from the coding sequence ATGAGCAAATATTTTATAAAAGATGGTTATACTGAATACAAGACTGATAGAAACCTAACTTTCGATACAAACAGAAAAGAAAGTTATTGGGATGCAAACAGAGAATTATCATCTAAATATTATCAATGGGGAGTTTATCAGTACATAGCTGGGGATATTAAAAAAAACGATGTCGTTGTTGATATTGGATGTGGTTGCGGATACAAATTGCATCACATTATAGGAAGTAAATCAAAAAATATAATAGGATTAGATCAACCTGCACCTATTCAATACTGCCAAAATAAATATATGTTTGGCAAATGGATTGATGTAGACTTTGAAAGTCCCAATTTTGTAAAAGTTAGCGATAAAGTTGATTACTTAATATGTTCTGATGTCATTGAGCATTTAATTAATCCCGAAAAATTAATTTCTTTTATTCACTCAATAATTTCATATGATACAAAAATTATATTTTCAACACCTGACAGAGATAGGTTAAGAGGATATAGTTGCATGTCTTCTGAAAAACCAGAGCATGTAAGAGAATGGAATTTTTCTGAGTTTAAAAAATATATAGAGAACAACAATTTTAAAATTCTATCTCATTTTCATCAAACGCCACTTCGATTTACTTTTTGGAATTATAAAGTTTTTTTTACCATACTATTAAGGCAGTTATTTGCTAATGATGGACGCAAGTTTAAATATAATCAGG
- a CDS encoding PDDEXK nuclease domain-containing protein: MTETVPAIIPQIGGQLPWVHIKILLDKVSDHNKALFYIQETIANGWSRDVLVLQIKASLYARQGKSISNFKVTLPKPQSDLAQQAIKDPYTFDFLSMAQPFNERDIEQQLVAQITKFLLELGKGFAFIGRQYHLEVGDSDYYLDLLFYHVKLKCYVVIELKNTKFIPEYAGKLNFYLSAVDSLLKADDDNPTIGMLLCRDKNKIETEFALRDINKPMGVSEFTLTEVLPDELKGSLPTVEEIEEDMKLLQEGK, translated from the coding sequence ATGACAGAAACGGTTCCAGCAATAATCCCTCAGATCGGGGGACAATTACCCTGGGTTCATATCAAAATTCTACTGGATAAAGTTTCAGATCATAATAAAGCTCTTTTCTATATTCAGGAAACTATTGCAAACGGCTGGAGCCGGGATGTGCTGGTTTTGCAGATCAAAGCCAGCCTCTATGCCAGGCAAGGAAAATCAATCAGCAATTTTAAAGTCACATTGCCCAAGCCACAATCTGATCTTGCTCAGCAGGCCATCAAAGACCCTTATACATTTGATTTTCTAAGTATGGCTCAGCCGTTCAATGAGCGTGATATTGAACAGCAGCTTGTCGCGCAGATTACGAAATTTCTTTTAGAACTTGGAAAAGGTTTCGCCTTTATCGGCAGACAATATCATTTAGAAGTTGGAGATTCGGATTATTACCTGGATCTGCTCTTCTACCATGTCAAGTTGAAATGCTATGTAGTGATCGAACTTAAGAATACAAAATTTATTCCTGAATATGCTGGAAAATTAAACTTTTACCTTTCTGCAGTTGATAGTCTACTCAAAGCAGATGATGACAATCCAACGATCGGTATGTTGCTTTGCCGTGATAAAAATAAAATCGAAACGGAGTTTGCCCTTCGGGATATTAACAAGCCAATGGGTGTTAGTGAATTCACTCTTACTGAAGTTCTTCCCGATGAATTAAAAGGATCCCTTCCTACCGTTGAAGAGATCGAAGAAGACATGAAGCTGTTGCAGGAGGGAAAGTGA
- a CDS encoding nucleotidyl transferase AbiEii/AbiGii toxin family protein encodes MREACVQMFEEHLEKNHGSAHRALAETIQAVALLGLSRTDFFTHAAFYGGTALRFLYNLDRFSEDLDFSLLASAESFQLAPYLEALQYEMKAFGFSVDIEDRQKDVHTPIESAFIKANTRLHIIKAKAPQAVAKRIHKNALCKVKLEIDTDPPPGAEYEVRYVDDPVPFSVRVFSGPALFAGKMDAILYRGWKNRVKGRDWFDFAFLVRRKVPLLLPHLEARLRQRGVYTHEEPLSADQCKDLIARRIESVDFELARADVAPFISDPRDLDVWSKDYFHHVLGKMDMRVEAMG; translated from the coding sequence ATGCGTGAAGCCTGTGTCCAGATGTTTGAGGAGCACCTGGAGAAAAATCATGGCTCCGCGCACAGGGCATTGGCCGAGACCATCCAGGCCGTGGCCCTGCTTGGCCTGTCGCGAACGGATTTTTTCACCCATGCCGCGTTTTACGGCGGCACAGCCCTGAGATTTTTATACAATCTGGACAGGTTTTCCGAAGATCTTGATTTTTCACTCCTGGCATCCGCGGAATCATTTCAGCTTGCGCCGTATCTTGAAGCCCTGCAATATGAAATGAAGGCATTCGGATTCAGTGTGGACATCGAAGATCGCCAAAAAGACGTGCATACGCCCATCGAGTCGGCCTTTATCAAGGCCAATACCAGGCTTCATATTATCAAGGCCAAAGCGCCCCAGGCCGTTGCCAAAAGGATTCATAAAAACGCCCTGTGCAAGGTCAAACTGGAAATCGACACTGATCCTCCGCCCGGAGCGGAATATGAGGTCAGGTATGTTGACGATCCTGTGCCGTTTTCAGTCCGGGTCTTTAGCGGACCTGCCCTGTTTGCCGGAAAGATGGACGCTATTTTGTACCGGGGATGGAAAAACAGGGTCAAAGGAAGAGACTGGTTTGACTTTGCCTTCCTGGTACGCAGAAAAGTGCCGCTTTTGCTTCCACATTTGGAGGCCAGGCTCCGGCAGCGTGGTGTTTATACCCATGAAGAACCGCTTTCAGCCGACCAATGCAAGGACCTGATCGCCCGGCGCATCGAATCCGTAGACTTCGAACTGGCCAGGGCTGATGTCGCGCCCTTTATCTCCGACCCCCGGGATTTGGATGTCTGGTCCAAGGATTATTTTCATCATGTTTTGGGGAAGATGGATATGAGGGTAGAGGCGATGGGGTAA
- a CDS encoding type IV toxin-antitoxin system AbiEi family antitoxin domain-containing protein, protein MQNALVDLPDSLWLQHHFAHHANPREKTVRLVRQGVLHRLKRGLYVRARSADDIVTRCRAANRIYGPSYVSFVYALAWYGLIPEHAAHITSATLSKGRKKRYDTPAGSFFYQDVPAAAYPHGVTLMGDAPDRFLMACPEKALCDELYRASGVRSIKGIEALLFEDLRLDLDEFRQLDRKILRDLSAYYHTSTLKVFGKFLQRRRHA, encoded by the coding sequence ATGCAAAACGCACTTGTTGATTTGCCTGACTCATTATGGCTGCAGCATCACTTTGCCCATCATGCCAACCCCAGGGAAAAGACAGTCCGCCTTGTCCGCCAGGGGGTGCTGCACCGCCTCAAGAGGGGATTGTATGTTCGGGCCCGAAGCGCGGATGATATTGTAACGCGGTGCAGGGCGGCCAATCGGATCTACGGCCCTTCGTATGTCTCCTTTGTTTATGCCCTTGCCTGGTACGGCCTGATCCCCGAGCATGCAGCACACATCACTTCAGCTACTTTGAGCAAGGGCAGGAAAAAGAGATACGACACACCCGCCGGGTCTTTTTTTTATCAGGATGTCCCTGCGGCCGCGTATCCTCATGGTGTAACCCTCATGGGTGATGCGCCGGACCGTTTTCTCATGGCCTGTCCGGAAAAAGCCCTGTGCGATGAATTGTACCGCGCATCCGGAGTGCGCTCCATCAAGGGGATCGAGGCTTTGCTTTTCGAGGACCTGCGTCTGGACCTGGATGAATTCAGGCAATTGGACCGGAAGATTCTGAGGGACTTGAGCGCATATTATCATACCTCAACCTTAAAGGTCTTTGGAAAATTTCTTCAAAGGAGGCGCCATGCGTGA